One Spinacia oleracea cultivar Varoflay chromosome 4, BTI_SOV_V1, whole genome shotgun sequence DNA segment encodes these proteins:
- the LOC110778109 gene encoding phytyl ester synthase 1, chloroplastic-like codes for MESVLTFRVFPSFPKSLGYRPGFGGRVMCNLGGENSTVLYPDSVSVNGASVVKEIEKVGSAIAGVNGHVGSIGGGKRRGKEVDSKQLEVLWDDGFGSVSMKDYLDIAKEMIKPDGGPPRWFSPVECGRPLKGSPLLLFLPGMDGVGLGLILHHKALGKVFEVRCLHVPVYDRTPFEGLVEVVERVVREEHASSPNKPIYLVGDSLGGCLALAVAARNPMVDLVLILANPATSLERSQLKPLFPILEALPDELHNAVPYLLSFVMGEPVKMAMANVDKKLPPSPMLRQLSENLTALLPRLSVISDLIPKDTLIWKLKLLKSAAAYANSRLHAVKAEVLMLASLKDNMLPSGDEGKRLSRLLKNCEVRTFKDNGHTLLLEDGINLLTVIKATGKYRRSRRLDYVADFVPPSLSEFKFGFDQYSGWLQYYASPVMYSTLGDGKIVQGLSGVPSEGPVIYVGYHMLMGLELSGLVEGFLREKEIMVRGLAHPALFASSSSNNELSSFDYTRVFGAVPVTASNLFKLLSTKSHILLYPGGAREALHYKGEAYKLFWPDRPEFVRMAAKFNATIVPFGVVGEDDVAELALDYNDLMKIPVVNELVRQNANDTVKVRNIDEGEVGNENLFIPGLLPKIPGRFYYLFGKPIETQGREELLKDKKSAEELYMQIKSEVESNIDYLLNKREDDPYRSIIDRTIYRLLSTPAHDVPSFTP; via the exons ATGGAATCAGTACTTACTTTCAGGGTATTTCCTAGTTTCCCTAAAAGTTTAGGGTATAGACCTGGGTTTGGAGGTAGAGTTATGTGTAATCTAGGTGGTGAGAATTCAACAGTTTTGTACCCAGATAGTGTTAGTGTGAATGGTGCTTCTGTTGTTAAGGAAATTGAGAAAGTTGGGTCTGCAATTGCTGGAGTAAATGGGCATGTAGGAAGCATTGGTGGAGGGAAAAGAAGAGGCAAGGAAGTAGATTCTAAACAACTAGAAGTGTTATGGGATGATGGGTTTGGGTCTGTAAGTATGAAGGACTATCTTGATATTGCTAAAGAGATGATCAAGCCGGATGGTGGACCGCCTCGGTGGTTTAGCCCTGTTGAATGTGGCCGCCCTTTGAAGGGTTCTCCTTTGCTTCTGTTTTTGCCTG GTATGGATGGTGTTGGGTTGGGTCTCATTTTGCACCACAAGGCCCTAGGAAA GGTATTCGAGGTACGGTGTTTGCATGTTCCTGTTTATGATAGGACACCATTTGAAG GGTTAGTGGAAGTCGTTGAACGAGTAGTTCGGGAGGAGCATGCTTCATCTCCAAACAAGCCCATTTATCTGGTCGGTGATTCCCTTGGAGGATGTCTAGCTCTTGCTGTTGCTGCTCGTAATCCGATGGTTGACTTGGTTTTGATACTTGCTAATCCTG CAACATCACTGGAGCGAAGCCAGCTTAAACCTTTGTTTCCTATCTTGGAGGCATTGCCGGATGAGCTTCACAATGCAGTTCCGTATCTCCTTAGTTTTGTTATGG GTGAGCCTGTGAAGATGGCAATGGCCAATGTTGACAAGAAGCTTCCTCCTAGTCCAATGCTTCGGCAATTGTCTGAGAATCTCACTGCTTTGTTGCCACGGCTTTCT GTTATATCTGATCTTATTCCCAAGGACACACTTATTTGGAAGCTTAAGCTGCTGAAATCAGCTGCTGCATATGCAAATTCTCGCCTGCATGCTGTCAAAGCTGAGGTGCTAATGCTTGCTAG TTTAAAGGACAACATGCTTCCTAGTGGAGATGAAGGAAAAAGACTTTCGAGGTTGCTGAAAAATTGTGAAGTTCGAACCTTCAAAGATAATGGGCATACACTTTTGCTG GAAGATGGCATCAATCTACTCACTGTCATCAAAGCCACTGGAAAATATCGTCGTTCAAGAAGGCTTGATTATGTCGCTGACTTTGTACCTCCGAGTCTGTCAGAATTCAAATTTGGGTTTGATCAATACAGTGG ATGGCTTCAGTATTATGCCAGTCCTGTGATGTATTCAACCTTAGGAGATGGAAAGATAGTGCAAGGTCTCAGTGGAGTGCCCAGTGAGGGTCCTGTCATATATGTTGGTTATCATATGTTGATGGGTTTGGAGCTCTCTGGCCTTGTTGAAGGATTTTTAAGGGAGAAGGAAATCATGGTTAGAGGTTTAGCTCACCCAGCATTATTTGCTTCAAGCTCGTCAAACAATGAATTGTCATCTTTTGATTACACAAGAGTATTTGGTGCGGTACCTGTGACTGCCAGCAACTTATTTAAATTGCTTTCAACAAAGTCACACATACTTCTTTATCCTGGTGGAGCACGCGAGGCTCTGCATTACAAG GGTGAAGCATACAAGTTATTTTGGCCTGACCGGCCAGAATTTGTACGGATGGCTGCAAAATTCAATGCCACAATTGTACCTTTTGGAGTTGTCGGGGAAGATGATGTAGCAGAG TTGGCCCTCGACTACAATGATTTGATGAAAATCCCTGTGGTGAATGAGCTTGTTCGACAAAATGCTAATGACACAGTGAAAGTGAG GAACATCGATGAAGGGGAGGTTGGGAATGAAAACCTCTTCATTCCGGGACTTCTTCCCAAGATACCTGGCCGCTTTTACTATCTCTTTGGTAAGCCGATTGAAACGCAAGGGAGAGAGGAACTTCTTAAAGATAAAAAGAGTGCAGAAGAATTGTATATGCAGATTAAGTCTGAAGTAGAATCAAATATAGATTATTTACTGAACAAGAGAGAAGATGATCCTTACAGAAGTATTATTGACAGAACCATTTATCGGTTGTTATCTACCCCTGCACACGATGTGCCTTCATTTACCCCATAA